The following are encoded in a window of Sulfitobacter sp. S190 genomic DNA:
- a CDS encoding M23 family metallopeptidase, with protein sequence MRTQLAIKTHAILEKYFPERRVFLKSDNDTRFIRLRPGTQLIALAGASLLVGWAIIATAVILMDSIGSGNFREQAKRDQRTYQARLNDLSGQRDARAEEALAAQERFNAALAQISVMQSELLSSETRRRELETGIDVIQTTLRDTMKQREEARTRLAAIEEGGDGTVQIAASNAPVDFLADALARTAKERDQVIEDAQDALLQADEMAAKIAQMQEQNDTIFRQLEEAMSVSVAPLDKMFRSAGMPTDRILETVRRGYSGQGGPLTPLSFTTRGEPPSPDTLRANRLLNQMDKLNLYRIAASKAPFFNPVQDNFRFTSKFGFRRDPKTGGRRMHQGVDFAAGLGTPLYATADGVVTHAGWGSGYGRLVKIQHEFGIETRYAHMSKMRVKVGQRVSRGQRIGDMGASGRVTGVHLHYEVRVGGKAVNPMIYIKAANDVF encoded by the coding sequence GTGCGCACACAGCTCGCTATCAAGACTCATGCCATACTGGAAAAATACTTTCCCGAACGGCGCGTTTTTCTGAAATCCGACAACGACACACGTTTCATTCGCCTTCGACCAGGAACACAGCTCATCGCGCTTGCGGGTGCGTCTTTGCTGGTCGGTTGGGCCATTATCGCAACCGCCGTGATCCTGATGGACAGCATCGGATCGGGCAATTTCCGCGAACAGGCAAAGCGCGATCAGCGCACCTATCAGGCCCGGCTCAACGATCTGAGCGGCCAGCGTGACGCGCGTGCCGAAGAAGCGCTTGCCGCGCAGGAACGCTTCAACGCCGCACTGGCACAGATCTCGGTGATGCAATCGGAATTGCTGTCCTCCGAGACGCGCCGCCGCGAGCTGGAAACCGGTATTGACGTGATCCAGACGACCCTGCGCGATACGATGAAGCAGCGTGAAGAAGCGCGCACCCGTCTGGCCGCGATCGAAGAAGGTGGTGACGGCACGGTGCAGATCGCCGCGAGCAACGCCCCTGTCGATTTTCTCGCAGACGCGCTGGCCCGTACAGCAAAAGAACGCGATCAGGTGATCGAAGACGCGCAAGACGCGCTTTTGCAGGCCGACGAAATGGCCGCCAAGATCGCGCAGATGCAGGAACAGAACGACACGATTTTCCGCCAGCTTGAGGAAGCGATGAGCGTTTCTGTCGCGCCGCTGGACAAGATGTTCCGCTCTGCCGGCATGCCGACCGATCGCATCCTCGAGACGGTGCGCCGTGGGTACTCTGGTCAAGGTGGTCCGCTGACGCCTCTGAGCTTTACAACGCGGGGCGAGCCCCCCTCGCCCGATACACTGCGCGCGAACCGGTTGTTGAACCAGATGGACAAATTGAACCTCTACCGGATTGCCGCTTCCAAGGCGCCATTCTTCAATCCGGTGCAGGACAACTTCCGCTTTACCTCGAAATTCGGTTTCCGCCGCGATCCCAAGACAGGCGGACGCCGCATGCACCAGGGCGTTGATTTCGCCGCCGGACTGGGTACGCCGCTTTATGCTACCGCGGATGGTGTCGTCACCCATGCAGGTTGGGGGTCGGGCTATGGCCGTCTCGTCAAGATCCAGCATGAGTTCGGCATCGAAACCCGCTACGCACATATGTCAAAAATGCGCGTGAAGGTCGGACAAAGAGTGTCGCGCGGCCAGCGGATCGGTGATATGGGTGCATCAGGACGGGTCACCGGCGTGCATTTGCACTACGAAGTGCGCGTAGGTGGTAAGGCCGTCAACCCAATGATCTATATCAAGGCAGCTAACGATGTTTTCTAA
- a CDS encoding peroxiredoxin, with the protein MPDISQPAPDFTLPVTGGGSVTLSELKGAPVVLFFYPRDDTPGCTKESIGFSEHLEAFEAAGAKVFGISRDSMAKHDRFAAKHGLAVPLLSDEEGNVTEDYGVWVEKNMYGKKSMGIERATYLVDAQGNVARIWRKVKVPGHVEEVLEAVKAL; encoded by the coding sequence ATGCCAGATATTTCCCAGCCCGCCCCCGATTTTACCCTGCCCGTCACCGGCGGCGGTTCTGTCACCTTATCCGAGTTGAAGGGCGCGCCGGTGGTCCTGTTTTTCTATCCGCGCGATGACACGCCGGGCTGCACCAAGGAAAGCATCGGTTTTTCGGAACACCTCGAGGCATTCGAGGCCGCTGGCGCCAAGGTCTTCGGCATCTCCCGCGACAGCATGGCCAAACACGACCGGTTCGCGGCAAAGCATGGGCTTGCCGTGCCACTTCTGTCCGACGAAGAAGGAAATGTCACCGAAGACTACGGCGTCTGGGTCGAGAAAAACATGTACGGCAAGAAATCGATGGGTATCGAGCGGGCGACATATCTGGTCGACGCCCAAGGCAACGTCGCCCGTATCTGGCGCAAGGTCAAAGTGCCCGGTCACGTCGAAGAAGTGCTCGAGGCGGTGAAGGCGCTGTGA
- a CDS encoding ferritin-like domain-containing protein encodes MKPLAQMAEDVLRTADGREKTALSRSYAAQWRAARAEGGTPEIGHADPPLHPARPAKPELLSPRDVPRRRPGTPEGRIALLHAVAHIELNAVDLHWDIIARFSDVPMPIGYYDDWVKAADEESKHFNLMCDCLEEFGSHYGALPAHAGMWRAAEDTVDDFMGRLAVVPMVLEARGLDVTPGMIKIFKQAKATSAVEALEVIYAEEVHHVAYGSKWFHFLCGRHELDPTQKFHALVRQYFHGALKPPFNEEKRAEAGIPPDFYWPLAEGA; translated from the coding sequence GTGAAGCCCCTTGCCCAGATGGCTGAGGACGTGCTGCGCACGGCCGACGGACGCGAGAAAACGGCGCTGAGCAGGTCCTACGCTGCACAGTGGCGTGCAGCGCGGGCAGAGGGTGGCACGCCCGAGATCGGGCATGCCGATCCACCGCTGCACCCCGCCCGCCCGGCAAAGCCCGAACTGCTCAGCCCGCGTGACGTGCCGCGCCGCCGCCCCGGTACGCCCGAGGGGCGCATCGCGCTTTTGCACGCCGTGGCGCACATCGAGCTGAACGCCGTCGACCTGCACTGGGATATCATTGCACGGTTTTCCGACGTGCCGATGCCCATCGGTTACTATGATGACTGGGTGAAGGCTGCGGATGAAGAATCCAAGCATTTCAATCTGATGTGCGATTGTCTTGAAGAGTTCGGCAGCCACTACGGCGCCCTGCCGGCGCATGCGGGCATGTGGCGCGCCGCCGAAGACACGGTCGATGATTTCATGGGCCGTCTGGCCGTGGTGCCGATGGTTCTCGAGGCGCGCGGGCTCGACGTGACACCGGGGATGATCAAGATATTCAAACAGGCCAAGGCCACATCTGCGGTCGAGGCGCTGGAGGTCATTTACGCCGAAGAGGTCCATCACGTGGCCTACGGATCGAAGTGGTTCCATTTCCTGTGCGGGCGTCACGAACTGGACCCGACCCAGAAGTTTCACGCCCTCGTCAGACAGTATTTTCACGGGGCGCTCAAACCGCCATTCAACGAAGAAAAGCGCGCCGAAGCCGGTATTCCACCCGATTTCTACTGGCCCCTCGCCGAGGGGGCGTAG
- a CDS encoding DUF924 family protein: MVGPDEVLSFWLDEIGPKGWYATDEALDARIRSEFGEVWQAAADGALGLWLTYPSGTLAYLIVTDQFSRNMHRDDGAAFMLDGAALAAAKLAIQKGWDFKIDEPARQFFYLPLMHSENLCDQERCIRLICERMPETGESQLLHAKAHREVIRQFGRFPHRNDVLDRCDTGAERAYEAAGGYGQTVRQLQQGVAA; encoded by the coding sequence ATGGTTGGTCCCGATGAAGTGTTGAGCTTCTGGCTCGACGAGATTGGTCCGAAGGGCTGGTATGCAACGGACGAGGCATTGGATGCGCGCATCCGGTCCGAGTTCGGTGAAGTCTGGCAAGCTGCCGCAGACGGGGCGCTTGGCCTATGGCTGACCTACCCAAGCGGCACACTCGCTTACCTGATCGTGACCGACCAGTTTTCGCGTAACATGCACCGCGATGATGGCGCCGCCTTCATGCTCGACGGTGCCGCTCTGGCGGCGGCCAAGCTCGCCATCCAGAAAGGGTGGGACTTCAAGATCGACGAACCCGCGCGGCAGTTTTTCTATTTGCCGCTGATGCACTCGGAAAACCTGTGCGATCAGGAGCGGTGCATCCGGCTGATTTGCGAACGCATGCCGGAAACCGGGGAAAGCCAGCTTTTGCATGCGAAGGCCCACCGCGAGGTGATCCGCCAGTTCGGTCGCTTCCCGCACCGCAATGACGTGCTGGACCGCTGCGATACCGGCGCGGAGCGCGCCTATGAGGCAGCCGGCGGCTACGGCCAGACGGTGCGTCAACTCCAGCAGGGCGTCGCCGCCTGA
- the lpdA gene encoding dihydrolipoyl dehydrogenase produces the protein MAETSYDLIVIGAGPGGYVAAIRGAQLGMKVCIVEREHLGGICLNWGCIPTKAMLRSSEVFHLMHRAKEFGLKADGIDYDLDAVVKRSRKVAGQLSGGIGHLMKKNKVTVVMGEATIPSRGKVSVKTDKGTENLTAKNIVLATGARARELPGLEADGKLVWTYKHALQPAHMPKKLLVIGSGAIGIEFASFYNTLGADTTVVEVMDRVLPVEDAEISAFAKKSFEKQGMKIMQKAMVKKLDRAKDRVTAHIEVGGKVEKHEFDTVISAVGIVGNVEGLGLEELGVNIDRTHVVTDEYCRTGVDGLYAIGDIAGAPWLAHKASHEGVMVVEHMAGKSVHPVKAETIAGCTYCHPQVASVGYSEAKAKELGYDIKVGRFPFIGNGKAIALGEENGMIKTIFDAKTGELLGAHMIGAEVTELIQGYVVGRQLETTEEDLMHTVFPHPTLSEMMHEAVLDAYGQVIHM, from the coding sequence ATGGCTGAGACATCCTACGACCTGATCGTGATTGGTGCGGGGCCGGGCGGCTATGTCGCTGCGATCCGTGGCGCGCAACTGGGCATGAAGGTCTGTATCGTCGAACGCGAGCACCTTGGTGGCATCTGCCTCAACTGGGGCTGCATCCCGACAAAAGCCATGCTGCGGTCCTCCGAAGTCTTTCACCTGATGCACCGCGCCAAGGAATTCGGTCTGAAAGCGGATGGCATCGACTACGATCTGGACGCGGTTGTGAAGCGGTCGCGCAAGGTCGCGGGGCAGCTGTCGGGTGGCATCGGCCATCTGATGAAGAAGAACAAGGTCACCGTGGTCATGGGAGAGGCGACGATCCCGTCCAGGGGCAAGGTGAGCGTCAAGACGGACAAGGGCACCGAAAACCTTACAGCCAAGAACATCGTGCTGGCCACGGGTGCACGGGCGCGCGAATTGCCGGGGCTCGAGGCCGATGGCAAACTCGTGTGGACCTACAAGCATGCGCTGCAGCCGGCGCATATGCCGAAGAAACTGCTCGTCATCGGATCAGGCGCCATCGGCATCGAATTTGCGAGCTTCTACAACACCTTGGGTGCCGACACGACCGTGGTCGAGGTGATGGATCGTGTCCTGCCTGTCGAGGACGCGGAGATTTCCGCCTTTGCCAAGAAGAGCTTTGAAAAGCAGGGCATGAAGATCATGCAAAAGGCGATGGTCAAGAAACTCGACCGGGCCAAAGACAGGGTGACGGCGCATATCGAAGTGGGCGGCAAGGTCGAGAAACACGAATTCGACACCGTCATTTCCGCGGTCGGTATCGTGGGTAACGTAGAGGGTCTGGGGCTCGAGGAGCTGGGGGTCAATATCGACCGGACCCACGTTGTGACAGACGAATACTGCCGCACAGGTGTCGATGGGCTTTATGCCATCGGAGACATCGCGGGCGCGCCGTGGCTGGCGCACAAGGCGAGCCATGAAGGCGTTATGGTTGTGGAACACATGGCTGGCAAATCGGTGCACCCGGTCAAGGCCGAAACCATCGCGGGCTGTACCTATTGCCATCCGCAAGTCGCGTCCGTTGGGTATTCGGAGGCCAAGGCCAAGGAATTGGGATACGACATCAAAGTCGGACGCTTCCCGTTCATCGGCAACGGCAAGGCGATCGCGCTTGGCGAAGAAAACGGGATGATCAAAACTATTTTCGACGCCAAGACCGGCGAACTGCTCGGTGCGCATATGATCGGTGCCGAGGTGACCGAACTGATCCAGGGCTACGTCGTCGGACGCCAGCTGGAGACGACAGAGGAAGATCTGATGCACACGGTATTCCCGCATCCCACGCTGTCCGAGATGATGCACGAAGCCGTGCTTGATGCCTACGGACA
- the queA gene encoding tRNA preQ1(34) S-adenosylmethionine ribosyltransferase-isomerase QueA: MKLSDFDFDLPENLIAVRPAEPRSAARLLVADGDGLHDSIVHELTDWLRPGDRLVLNDTRVIPARLAGLRHRDSAQGAVSARIEATLLEPQADGTWAALIKPLKKIRIGEEIIFSECLSAALEAVEYGQARLRFNLSGDDFDTALNDAGAMPLPPYIAAKRPADAKDLEDYQTVWAKNKGAVAAPTASLHFDQPLLDALADRGVSFSYVTLHVGAGTFLPVKVDDISDHKMHSEWGRVSQTAADEITATRAAGGRVIPVGTTALRLIETAARDGAITAWEGDTDIFITPGFRFNVTDALMTNFHLPKSTLMMLVAALVGHDRLRAIYDHAVAQEYRFFSYGDASLLIPGA, from the coding sequence ATGAAGCTATCTGATTTTGATTTTGACCTGCCCGAAAACCTGATTGCGGTGCGTCCGGCCGAGCCGCGTTCAGCGGCCCGCCTGCTTGTGGCGGACGGTGACGGCCTGCACGACAGCATCGTGCATGAGCTGACCGATTGGTTGCGTCCGGGCGATCGGCTGGTGCTGAACGATACGCGTGTCATCCCAGCGCGTCTGGCGGGATTGCGCCACCGCGACAGCGCGCAGGGCGCCGTGTCAGCCCGGATCGAGGCCACCTTGCTGGAGCCGCAAGCGGACGGAACCTGGGCCGCACTCATCAAGCCCCTGAAGAAAATAAGGATCGGAGAAGAGATCATCTTTTCCGAATGCCTGTCTGCGGCGTTGGAGGCTGTGGAGTACGGTCAGGCGCGGCTGCGGTTCAATCTGTCGGGGGATGACTTTGACACGGCCCTGAACGACGCGGGCGCGATGCCGCTGCCCCCCTATATCGCCGCAAAACGGCCAGCCGACGCAAAGGACCTCGAGGATTACCAGACCGTCTGGGCCAAAAACAAAGGCGCGGTTGCTGCGCCGACGGCATCGTTGCACTTCGATCAGCCGCTGCTCGATGCGCTTGCCGATAGGGGCGTGAGCTTCAGCTATGTGACCTTGCACGTGGGTGCGGGGACGTTCCTGCCGGTCAAGGTCGACGATATCAGCGATCATAAGATGCATAGCGAATGGGGCAGGGTGAGCCAGACCGCGGCGGATGAAATTACCGCCACACGCGCCGCCGGTGGCCGGGTGATCCCCGTCGGCACCACGGCATTGCGGTTGATCGAGACGGCCGCCCGCGACGGTGCAATCACAGCCTGGGAAGGCGATACCGACATCTTCATCACACCGGGTTTCCGGTTCAACGTGACCGATGCGCTGATGACAAACTTCCATCTGCCGAAATCGACGCTGATGATGCTTGTCGCTGCATTGGTCGGCCATGACCGGCTGCGGGCGATATACGACCATGCTGTCGCGCAGGAATACCGGTTTTTCTCCTACGGCGACGCGTCGCTGTTGATCCCGGGCGCGTAA
- a CDS encoding DUF3971 domain-containing protein: MTQQSAEPKVPPPAQKPRIRKRRHMAHGVVNALWSLLVLVVVLLVLGVVWLFDGPRDVPAWMERRIEARLARELPNAQVDFGDVQFLIEEGWKPRLRLRDVSVLSEGGGEIMRFSEAQIAASVAALAEGRLQPAQVSLRGVFATIVRTEDGQFELSGGTTLSGPSRRAENLGSLIKQIDDVLATPVLASLDRATLRGLTLQFIDRRAEKVWTLDGGRIIAERDGDDLSIIADLAVLGDSPGVTTLAANFTSTIGAPEAQFGVTIDGASGADIAQQSPAFAFLDIVRAPISGAVRSGVRANGTLAPLSATLQIGKGVVQPNEQTTPIPFESAHAYMSYDAASGLVQFDELSVVSPWVTGSAEGTATLKGLRSGQLESMVGQFVLSDVTANPANVYATAVDLERVEVDARLTLDPFRLEIGRLDITDRGNTARGFGNLTAQSDGWALAFDARIDAVTPERILELWPLGAKPKTRGWLTDNLLEARIRDADFALRLEPKQKPVSYFAFDFDEATVKFLRDMPPITKGEGTVNLAQNRFVVSVDSGEVETGAGGTVAMEASSFIIPDVSVKPDAPAVVRLRTRSSLTAALWLLDREPIRAMQRSGLTPDLGQGEAVLEGTIGFPLRKGGSPADVTFDVVGRIDNLQSDTLIAGRSLSSDRMTLSANNDGVSLSGAGRLDGLPFDATWRQPIGAGSATSTVRGTARVSPAALQAFDIALPDGTLSGETAAAFTIDLARGQAPRLNLTSQLQGLRLNIPPLGWSKPAGRGGELAMSVTLGSAPQVDSIRLSAAGLSVNGRISLAAGGGLERFRIERLRLGDWLDVPVDLIGQGAGRPPRVVIRGGRLDMRRADFGGGASNSGGSRGGAQQVEINLDRLQITDTIFLSQMRGIFKTGGGLDGPFQARLNDGTQISGRIVPQNGRSAIRVTSQDAGGVFRSAGVLQQAVGGKMNLLLLPVGSGGAFDGRLTVTEVSIKDAPSMAALVNAVSVVGLINEMNGDGIYFDEVEAEFRLTPNRMTLARASAIGASLGLSMDGTFATDTGRINMQGVISPVYLLNGIGQLFSRKGEGLFGFNYTLTGNAKSPDVFVNPLSALAPGPLRDALRGPQTELPAVEGSESTVLPSRQQTRQKRIEPHDRER; the protein is encoded by the coding sequence ATGACCCAGCAAAGCGCAGAGCCCAAGGTGCCGCCGCCCGCGCAAAAGCCGCGCATACGCAAACGGCGTCATATGGCCCATGGGGTTGTGAATGCGCTGTGGTCGTTGCTGGTGCTGGTCGTTGTTTTGCTGGTCCTCGGCGTGGTCTGGTTGTTTGACGGGCCGCGCGACGTGCCTGCATGGATGGAGCGGCGGATCGAGGCGCGGCTGGCGCGCGAATTGCCCAACGCACAGGTCGATTTCGGCGATGTGCAGTTCCTGATCGAAGAAGGCTGGAAACCGCGATTGCGGTTGCGCGATGTCTCCGTGCTCAGTGAAGGCGGCGGTGAGATCATGCGCTTTTCCGAGGCGCAGATCGCGGCATCTGTCGCAGCGCTTGCCGAGGGCCGGTTGCAGCCCGCTCAGGTGTCCCTGCGTGGCGTTTTCGCGACAATCGTTCGCACAGAGGATGGCCAGTTCGAGTTGTCCGGCGGCACGACGCTTTCGGGGCCGTCGCGACGGGCCGAAAACCTCGGCTCGCTGATCAAGCAGATCGACGACGTGCTGGCCACACCCGTGCTCGCGTCGCTGGACCGCGCGACGCTGCGGGGGCTGACACTGCAATTCATCGACCGGCGGGCCGAAAAGGTCTGGACGCTCGATGGGGGCCGCATCATTGCCGAACGCGATGGCGACGATCTGTCTATCATTGCGGATTTGGCCGTGTTGGGCGACAGCCCCGGGGTGACGACACTGGCCGCCAATTTCACCAGCACCATTGGCGCGCCGGAAGCGCAGTTCGGCGTGACAATCGATGGGGCGTCGGGCGCGGATATCGCCCAGCAAAGCCCGGCATTCGCGTTTCTCGATATCGTGCGCGCCCCGATTTCGGGCGCGGTGCGCAGTGGCGTGCGCGCGAATGGTACGCTCGCGCCGCTCAGCGCAACCTTGCAGATCGGCAAGGGCGTTGTGCAGCCCAACGAACAGACGACCCCGATCCCGTTCGAATCTGCACATGCGTATATGAGCTATGATGCCGCCAGCGGTCTTGTGCAGTTTGACGAGCTTTCCGTCGTCAGCCCTTGGGTGACAGGAAGCGCGGAGGGTACTGCAACGCTCAAAGGGCTGCGGTCCGGGCAACTGGAAAGCATGGTCGGGCAGTTCGTGCTCAGTGACGTGACCGCAAATCCCGCAAATGTCTATGCGACGGCCGTTGATCTGGAACGCGTCGAGGTTGACGCGCGGCTGACGCTTGATCCTTTCCGGCTCGAGATCGGCAGGCTGGACATCACCGACCGGGGCAACACCGCACGGGGTTTCGGCAATCTAACTGCACAGTCCGATGGCTGGGCGCTGGCCTTTGATGCGCGGATCGACGCGGTCACGCCCGAGCGGATTCTCGAGCTGTGGCCTTTGGGCGCAAAGCCGAAAACGCGGGGCTGGTTGACCGACAACCTGTTGGAGGCGCGTATCCGCGATGCCGATTTCGCGCTGCGGCTGGAACCCAAACAGAAACCGGTCAGCTATTTCGCCTTCGATTTCGATGAGGCGACCGTCAAATTCCTGCGCGACATGCCCCCCATCACCAAAGGTGAGGGCACGGTCAACCTTGCCCAGAACCGATTTGTCGTTTCGGTCGACAGCGGCGAGGTCGAGACCGGAGCGGGCGGCACCGTCGCGATGGAGGCGTCGTCCTTCATTATTCCGGATGTATCGGTCAAACCGGATGCGCCCGCGGTGGTGCGGCTGCGCACCCGATCGAGCCTGACGGCCGCGTTGTGGTTGCTCGACCGTGAGCCGATCCGCGCCATGCAACGCAGCGGTCTGACGCCGGATTTGGGGCAGGGTGAGGCGGTGCTCGAGGGCACAATCGGGTTCCCGCTGCGCAAAGGCGGATCTCCGGCTGACGTGACCTTTGATGTCGTCGGGCGGATCGACAATCTGCAAAGCGACACGCTTATCGCCGGTCGCAGTCTGAGCAGTGATCGCATGACGCTGTCGGCCAACAACGACGGTGTGTCATTATCGGGGGCGGGGCGGCTGGATGGTCTGCCTTTCGACGCGACATGGCGTCAGCCCATAGGGGCAGGGTCGGCCACGAGCACCGTGCGCGGGACCGCACGTGTGTCGCCCGCAGCCCTTCAGGCGTTCGACATCGCCTTGCCGGACGGCACCCTTTCGGGTGAGACGGCGGCTGCGTTCACCATCGATCTGGCACGCGGACAGGCGCCGCGCCTGAACCTGACGTCCCAACTGCAAGGTCTGCGTTTGAATATTCCTCCGCTCGGCTGGTCAAAACCCGCAGGCAGGGGCGGTGAACTGGCGATGTCCGTTACGCTGGGATCGGCGCCACAGGTCGACAGCATCCGCCTGAGTGCGGCGGGGCTGTCGGTGAACGGTCGGATCAGTCTCGCGGCGGGGGGCGGGCTGGAAAGGTTCCGGATCGAGCGATTGCGATTGGGGGACTGGCTTGATGTACCGGTGGATCTTATCGGGCAGGGGGCGGGGCGGCCCCCTCGGGTGGTGATCCGTGGCGGCAGGCTCGACATGCGGCGCGCGGACTTCGGTGGTGGCGCATCAAACAGCGGTGGTTCACGCGGCGGCGCACAGCAGGTGGAGATCAATCTCGACCGGCTGCAGATCACGGATACGATCTTTCTGTCGCAAATGCGGGGCATCTTCAAAACCGGCGGAGGGCTGGACGGTCCGTTTCAGGCGCGGCTGAACGACGGAACGCAAATTTCGGGACGCATCGTGCCGCAAAACGGACGCTCGGCCATTCGGGTCACCAGCCAGGATGCGGGCGGCGTCTTCCGGTCTGCGGGTGTTTTGCAACAGGCGGTGGGCGGCAAGATGAACCTGCTTTTGCTGCCGGTCGGAAGCGGCGGCGCCTTCGATGGGCGGCTGACCGTAACGGAGGTATCGATCAAGGACGCTCCCTCCATGGCGGCACTGGTCAATGCCGTATCGGTTGTGGGCCTGATCAACGAGATGAACGGCGATGGGATCTACTTTGACGAGGTCGAGGCCGAATTCCGGCTGACGCCCAACCGGATGACGCTCGCCCGGGCAAGCGCAATAGGTGCGTCGCTCGGCCTGTCGATGGATGGCACCTTTGCGACCGACACCGGACGCATCAACATGCAGGGCGTCATTTCGCCGGTATACCTGCTCAATGGCATCGGTCAGCTGTTTTCGCGCAAGGGCGAAGGCCTGTTCGGGTTTAACTACACGCTGACGGGAAATGCCAAATCGCCGGATGTTTTCGTCAACCCGCTATCGGCTCTGGCCCCCGGTCCGCTGCGCGATGCCCTGCGCGGTCCGCAGACCGAATTGCCCGCCGTAGAGGGGAGTGAAAGCACTGTTCTGCCGAGCCGGCAACAGACCCGCCAAAAAAGGATTGAACCGCACGATCGGGAACGATAG
- a CDS encoding polymer-forming cytoskeletal protein: protein MFSKSKINDPAPGSSDSPSSAPTSAAPASPAPAPKSNEFKASAPKAKPPASILSSDLHVTGNMKTTGDIQVEGTVEGDIRAHLLTIGETATIKGEVIADDVVINGRIVGRVRGLKVRLTSTARVEGDIIHKTIAIESGAHFEGSVQRQDDPLNPGAKSAPAKANPAS, encoded by the coding sequence ATGTTTTCTAAGAGCAAAATCAACGATCCCGCGCCCGGTAGCAGCGATTCCCCTTCGTCGGCACCGACTTCTGCGGCGCCCGCGTCGCCCGCACCTGCGCCGAAATCGAACGAATTCAAGGCAAGCGCCCCCAAGGCCAAGCCACCCGCATCGATTCTGTCGTCGGACCTGCATGTCACCGGAAACATGAAGACGACCGGCGACATCCAGGTCGAGGGCACGGTGGAAGGCGATATTCGTGCGCACCTGCTGACCATCGGTGAAACGGCCACGATCAAGGGTGAAGTGATTGCCGATGACGTTGTCATCAACGGCCGTATCGTAGGGCGCGTGCGCGGTCTCAAGGTGCGTCTGACATCGACGGCCCGCGTCGAGGGTGACATCATCCACAAGACAATCGCGATCGAATCCGGTGCGCATTTCGAAGGGTCGGTCCAACGTCAGGACGATCCGTTGAACCCCGGCGCAAAGAGCGCCCCGGCGAAGGCCAACCCGGCCTCCTGA
- a CDS encoding MFS transporter, whose protein sequence is MFQVLSSAWALLLGMSLLMVGNGMQGTLLGIRGQIEGFDTLMMSVVMSAYFVGFLGGSRLAPTMIRRVGHVRVFAALASLISAVMILYPTFPNIIVWTAGRVLIGFCFSAVYVTAESWLNNAADNSNRGQALSLYMIVQTLGIVLAQALLVTADPSGFVLFVIPSILVSIAITPILLSISPTPAFDTTKPMSLRALVGFSPLGAVGMFLLGGIFSAQFGMSSVYGAQAGLSVAQISTFVATFFVGAVILQYPIGWISDRMDRRYLIIAVSVIGGAGSVIGMLYGANFPMLLVSAFVMGGMSNPLYSLLLAHTNDFLEHDDMTAASGGLIFINGLGAILGPIITGWIMGTSVGPAGFFLFTAVLFAAMVAYALFRSIVADAVPVDETGSYVAVGPTATSVALEIAQEYAIESDLEDVESEQNG, encoded by the coding sequence ATGTTCCAAGTCCTCTCCAGCGCCTGGGCGCTGCTGCTGGGAATGAGCCTTTTGATGGTTGGCAATGGCATGCAAGGCACATTGCTGGGCATCCGTGGCCAGATCGAAGGCTTCGACACGCTGATGATGTCGGTGGTCATGTCGGCGTATTTCGTGGGCTTTCTGGGCGGATCGCGGCTTGCGCCGACGATGATCCGGCGCGTGGGGCACGTGCGCGTTTTCGCGGCGCTGGCGTCTTTGATCTCGGCCGTGATGATCCTCTATCCGACGTTTCCCAACATCATCGTCTGGACTGCGGGCAGGGTGCTGATCGGCTTTTGCTTTTCCGCCGTTTACGTCACGGCCGAAAGCTGGCTCAACAACGCGGCGGACAATTCCAACCGGGGCCAGGCACTATCGCTCTATATGATCGTGCAGACGCTTGGCATCGTTCTGGCGCAGGCGCTGCTGGTCACGGCGGATCCCTCCGGCTTTGTGCTGTTCGTGATCCCGTCAATTCTGGTGAGCATTGCAATCACCCCCATTCTTCTGTCGATCAGCCCGACGCCCGCATTCGATACGACCAAACCGATGAGCCTTCGGGCGCTTGTCGGGTTTTCGCCCCTTGGTGCGGTGGGGATGTTCCTGCTGGGTGGCATATTCTCGGCGCAGTTCGGCATGTCGTCGGTTTACGGTGCACAGGCGGGATTGAGCGTTGCGCAGATTTCGACCTTCGTGGCGACCTTCTTTGTGGGCGCGGTCATCCTGCAGTACCCGATCGGGTGGATTTCGGACCGTATGGATCGTCGGTATCTGATCATCGCCGTGTCGGTCATCGGTGGTGCGGGATCGGTGATCGGCATGCTTTACGGCGCAAACTTTCCGATGCTGCTGGTGTCTGCATTCGTCATGGGCGGCATGTCAAACCCGCTTTATTCGCTTCTTCTGGCCCACACGAACGATTTTCTCGAACATGACGATATGACTGCCGCGTCGGGGGGATTGATATTCATCAACGGGCTGGGGGCCATCCTTGGCCCGATCATCACCGGTTGGATCATGGGAACAAGCGTCGGTCCCGCAGGCTTCTTCCTGTTCACGGCTGTCCTTTTCGCCGCGATGGTCGCCTACGCGCTGTTCCGCTCGATTGTTGCCGATGCGGTGCCGGTGGATGAAACGGGTAGTTACGTGGCCGTTGGCCCGACCGCGACCAGCGTCGCACTGGAGATCGCGCAGGAATACGCCATCGAAAGCGATCTGGAAGACGTCGAAAGCGAGCAAAACGGATAA